In Acidimicrobiales bacterium, the following are encoded in one genomic region:
- a CDS encoding amidase family protein: protein MDFRRETLPELAAGVRTGERSAEELVGHALGRIDALDDRVNAFVALDEGGALAAARAIDRAVANGERVGPLAGIPIGVKDLEDAAGLPTTRGSAVFAGEAPASADSLLVDRLRAAGCVVIGKTNTPELGWKPDTDNVTFGSTRNPWDLERSPGGSSGGSAAAIAAGMVPLATGSDGGGSLRIPSSLCGLSCLKPSLGRVPTGGGHAPDWHHLSTKGLLARTVDDLVGALDIVIGPDPTDLRSLPMPEASWTAALENAHVPFAVAWSPTLGYAPLDDEVRAVCERAVRTMEELGAKVIEVDEVFPEDPVDPWLTLTSAYNLRTLEPFVGTEMWPRVDPGLAATVDWARGLSALDMVKAEDACHQLNLRLVQLFHEVRLLVTPTVAAPAPLSGQPGIINGTPDLNWVRFTYPFNLTRSPAANVCAGFTESGMPVGLQLVGPQHGDLVVSRTAAALEHGLDLDTVAPI, encoded by the coding sequence ATGGACTTTCGACGGGAGACGCTGCCGGAGCTGGCCGCGGGCGTGCGGACGGGCGAGCGGTCAGCGGAGGAACTGGTCGGTCACGCCCTGGGGCGCATCGATGCCCTCGACGACCGGGTGAACGCGTTCGTTGCCCTCGACGAGGGGGGCGCCTTGGCCGCAGCCCGGGCGATCGACCGAGCCGTGGCCAACGGCGAGCGGGTGGGACCGCTGGCGGGCATCCCCATCGGCGTCAAGGACCTCGAGGACGCGGCTGGGCTCCCGACGACGCGGGGTTCGGCCGTCTTCGCCGGTGAGGCGCCGGCAAGCGCGGACTCACTGCTGGTCGACCGACTGCGAGCGGCCGGATGCGTGGTCATCGGCAAGACGAACACCCCGGAGCTGGGCTGGAAGCCCGACACCGACAACGTCACCTTTGGCTCAACCCGCAACCCGTGGGACCTGGAACGGAGCCCGGGAGGGTCCTCCGGAGGCAGCGCCGCCGCCATCGCTGCGGGCATGGTGCCCCTGGCGACCGGTTCGGACGGAGGCGGCTCGCTGCGCATTCCCTCGTCGCTGTGCGGGCTGTCCTGTCTCAAGCCTTCGCTCGGCCGGGTGCCGACCGGCGGTGGCCACGCTCCCGACTGGCACCACCTGTCGACAAAGGGCCTGCTGGCGCGGACCGTCGATGATCTGGTGGGTGCCCTCGACATCGTGATCGGCCCGGATCCCACGGACCTTCGGTCTCTGCCGATGCCCGAGGCTTCGTGGACCGCCGCCCTCGAGAACGCCCACGTGCCGTTCGCCGTGGCCTGGTCCCCGACGCTCGGGTACGCGCCGCTCGATGACGAGGTGCGGGCGGTGTGCGAGCGCGCCGTTCGCACGATGGAAGAGCTGGGGGCGAAGGTGATCGAGGTCGACGAGGTCTTCCCGGAGGACCCCGTCGACCCGTGGTTGACGCTGACCAGCGCCTACAACCTGCGCACTCTGGAGCCGTTCGTCGGCACCGAGATGTGGCCGCGGGTCGACCCGGGCCTCGCTGCCACCGTCGACTGGGCTCGCGGTCTGTCAGCCCTCGACATGGTCAAGGCCGAGGACGCGTGCCACCAGTTGAACCTCCGGCTCGTGCAGCTGTTCCACGAGGTCCGCCTGCTCGTCACGCCGACGGTCGCCGCACCGGCGCCGCTCTCGGGCCAGCCCGGGATCATCAACGGAACGCCCGACCTCAACTGGGTGCGCTTCACCTACCCCTTCAACCTCACCCGGTCACCGGCGGCCAACGTCTGCGCCGGCTTCACCGAGTCGGGGATGCCCGTGGGCCTCCAGCTGGTCGGGCCCCAGCACGGCGACCTGGTGGTCAGCCGGACCGCGGCCGCCCTCGAGCACGGGCTCGACCTCGATACGGTGGCGCCGATCTAG
- a CDS encoding MFS transporter, whose protein sequence is MVESAQVAEAGGREPGPIARMLWYRQLERYPNTGPRYFYLLIVVVATIMLYYQFYVQGAVAPQITSQLHMSFPFFVYIVVISNALGAFGSLFAGLADRWGRANLVAYGLVFTGAMIAFGVPNSPNKYAYLIMFSSVGFVEGIMLVATPALVRDYSPQVGRASAMGFWTLGPVIGSLIVAEVSSRTVNHIHFWYSAPTAAGLNRIVWQDQYVICGLIGLLVAAIAVLFLKELSPNLRDQLMVSLRDRALVEARARGLDLGEALRHPWRQMMHLDIVGSAAAISVFLIVYYTLIGFSVLYFVFVFNFTTAQANSLGVWIWAFDAIALVGIGVLSDKVRVRKPFMAMGALGAIAMTSLFAYQTYNIHTGYYTFVWILSLMAIFLGFAFSPWMASFTETVEKRNPALIATGLAVWGWIIRAIVSISIFILPYVVTTMTPLFENGPRAQAIQAQFPAQVATLTKLNAVGDPQTLAALKVNSNDPVAGLKAANEYSKAYNVPLPQAITQLQGIQTLPPSDLTFLSANGTQLTNAQAASPREWRTWWWVCVGTEVAFIPFIFVMTGRWSPRRAKRDEQEHQQLVERELQALGTPEDVTTAQA, encoded by the coding sequence ATGGTGGAGAGCGCACAGGTCGCCGAGGCAGGGGGCAGGGAGCCGGGTCCCATCGCCCGGATGCTGTGGTACCGGCAGCTGGAGCGCTACCCGAACACCGGGCCGCGCTACTTCTACCTGCTGATCGTGGTCGTTGCCACGATCATGCTCTATTACCAGTTCTACGTGCAGGGCGCCGTGGCTCCCCAGATCACGTCGCAACTGCACATGTCGTTCCCCTTCTTCGTCTACATCGTGGTGATCTCCAACGCCCTCGGCGCCTTCGGCTCGCTGTTCGCCGGGCTGGCCGACCGCTGGGGCCGGGCCAACCTCGTCGCCTACGGCCTGGTGTTCACGGGCGCCATGATCGCCTTCGGCGTGCCCAACTCCCCCAACAAGTACGCCTACCTCATCATGTTCTCCTCGGTCGGCTTCGTCGAGGGCATCATGCTGGTGGCCACGCCGGCCCTCGTACGCGACTACTCCCCCCAGGTCGGGCGGGCCTCGGCCATGGGGTTCTGGACCCTGGGACCGGTCATCGGGAGCCTCATCGTGGCCGAGGTCTCCAGCAGGACGGTCAACCACATCCACTTCTGGTACTCGGCCCCGACTGCCGCCGGCTTGAACCGCATCGTGTGGCAGGACCAGTACGTCATTTGCGGGCTGATCGGGCTGCTGGTCGCCGCCATAGCCGTGCTGTTTCTAAAGGAGCTGTCCCCGAACCTCCGGGACCAGCTCATGGTGTCCTTGCGGGACCGGGCGCTGGTGGAAGCCCGGGCCAGAGGCTTGGATCTCGGGGAAGCGCTCCGTCATCCGTGGCGCCAGATGATGCACCTGGACATCGTCGGATCGGCCGCCGCCATCAGCGTCTTCCTGATCGTCTACTACACGTTGATCGGCTTCTCGGTCCTCTACTTCGTGTTCGTCTTCAACTTCACTACCGCGCAGGCCAACAGCCTGGGGGTCTGGATATGGGCCTTCGACGCCATAGCCCTGGTCGGCATCGGTGTGCTTTCGGACAAGGTGCGGGTCCGCAAGCCCTTCATGGCGATGGGGGCCCTGGGCGCCATTGCCATGACCTCGCTCTTCGCCTACCAGACCTACAACATCCACACCGGCTACTACACCTTTGTCTGGATCCTGAGCCTGATGGCCATCTTCCTGGGCTTCGCCTTCTCCCCGTGGATGGCGAGCTTCACGGAGACGGTCGAGAAGCGCAATCCCGCCCTCATCGCCACGGGCCTCGCCGTGTGGGGCTGGATCATCCGAGCCATCGTCTCGATCTCGATCTTCATCCTTCCCTACGTGGTGACCACGATGACCCCACTGTTCGAGAACGGACCTCGGGCCCAGGCGATCCAAGCCCAGTTCCCCGCCCAGGTGGCGACCCTCACGAAACTCAACGCCGTCGGCGACCCCCAGACTCTGGCCGCCCTCAAGGTCAATTCGAACGATCCCGTTGCTGGCCTCAAGGCCGCCAACGAGTACTCCAAGGCGTACAACGTCCCATTGCCTCAGGCGATCACGCAGCTTCAAGGCATTCAGACGTTGCCGCCTTCCGACCTGACGTTCCTCAGCGCCAACGGGACGCAGCTCACGAACGCCCAGGCCGCTTCACCCCGCGAGTGGAGGACCTGGTGGTGGGTCTGCGTCGGCACGGAAGTCGCCTTCATCCCCTTCATCTTCGTGATGACGGGACGCTGGAGCCCGCGGCGAGCCAAGCGAGACGAGCAGGAGCACCAGCAGCTCGTTGAACGCGAGCTCCAGGCCCTGGGAACCCCGGAGGACGTGACGACCGCGCAGGCCTGA
- a CDS encoding universal stress protein gives MSDIDAARAREREVTALPQRIVVGTDGSPTATLAVRRAATLAKLFGAELRVLSAHREASRGGLWAGATPPDQNWLATASAAAQQVAEKAAGVAREMGVSEVQPRSVSAEPADALLDEAEAWKADLIVVGSVGMRTRSRFVLGSVPNKVTHHAPCDVLIVDTTI, from the coding sequence ATGTCCGACATAGACGCAGCCAGGGCCCGGGAGCGGGAGGTGACCGCCCTCCCCCAGCGGATCGTGGTCGGTACCGACGGGTCACCGACGGCGACCCTGGCGGTCCGGCGGGCCGCGACCCTGGCCAAGCTCTTCGGGGCGGAGCTCCGGGTCCTGTCGGCCCACCGCGAAGCCTCGCGTGGCGGCCTGTGGGCGGGTGCGACGCCGCCGGACCAGAACTGGCTGGCGACGGCCTCGGCTGCCGCCCAACAGGTCGCCGAGAAGGCCGCCGGCGTTGCCCGGGAGATGGGTGTCAGCGAGGTACAGCCGCGCTCGGTGTCGGCGGAGCCGGCGGACGCCCTGCTCGACGAGGCCGAGGCGTGGAAGGCCGACCTGATCGTCGTGGGATCGGTGGGGATGCGCACCCGGTCCCGCTTCGTGCTCGGGAGCGTGCCCAACAAGGTCACCCACCACGCCCCCTGCGACGTGCTGATCGTCGACACGACCATCTGA